The following proteins are co-located in the Micromonospora viridifaciens genome:
- a CDS encoding quinone-dependent dihydroorotate dehydrogenase: MMFERVVRPWLFRLGGGDAEAAHEWTLDRLASVSRRPAVLAALRARYFRAAPRTVFGVDFPNPVGLAAGMDKNGVALPAWPALGFGFVEVGTVTAYAQPGNPRPRLFRLRDSEAVVNRMGFNNAGAEALAARLAALPRPIGVPLGISLGKSKVTPLDEAVEDYLASYRALKEHGDYFAVNVSSPNTPGLRSLQDRSHLDALLAALVGEKPVLVKIAPDLTEPAIAELLEVCLDRGAAGVIATNTTLARDGLAPADRARGAETGGLSGRPLAGRAREVVAFVHRETGGRLPVIGVGGILDPDDAARMFDAGASLLQLYTGFIYHGPALPRAITRTVPQPR; the protein is encoded by the coding sequence GTGATGTTCGAGCGGGTGGTGCGGCCGTGGCTGTTCCGGCTCGGGGGTGGGGACGCGGAGGCGGCGCACGAGTGGACCCTCGACCGGCTGGCCTCGGTGTCGCGGCGGCCGGCCGTGCTGGCGGCGCTGCGGGCGCGGTACTTCCGGGCCGCGCCGCGCACGGTGTTCGGGGTGGACTTCCCGAACCCGGTCGGACTGGCGGCCGGCATGGACAAGAACGGCGTCGCGCTGCCGGCCTGGCCCGCGCTCGGCTTCGGCTTCGTCGAGGTCGGCACGGTCACCGCGTACGCCCAGCCGGGGAACCCCCGGCCCCGGCTGTTCCGGCTGCGGGACAGCGAGGCCGTGGTCAACCGGATGGGCTTCAACAACGCCGGCGCCGAGGCCCTCGCGGCCCGGTTGGCGGCGTTGCCGCGGCCGATCGGCGTACCGCTGGGCATCTCGCTCGGCAAGTCCAAGGTGACCCCGCTGGACGAGGCCGTCGAGGACTACCTGGCGTCCTACCGGGCGCTGAAGGAACACGGCGACTACTTCGCGGTCAACGTCTCCTCACCGAACACTCCCGGCCTGCGGTCCCTGCAGGACCGGTCGCATCTGGACGCTCTGCTCGCGGCGCTGGTGGGAGAGAAGCCGGTGCTGGTGAAGATCGCCCCCGACCTCACCGAGCCGGCCATCGCCGAGCTGCTGGAGGTCTGTCTCGACCGGGGCGCGGCCGGGGTGATCGCCACCAACACCACCCTGGCCCGGGACGGGCTCGCCCCGGCTGACCGGGCGCGGGGCGCGGAGACCGGTGGCCTGTCCGGCCGTCCCCTGGCCGGGCGGGCCCGCGAGGTGGTCGCCTTCGTGCACCGGGAGACCGGCGGCCGGCTGCCGGTGATCGGCGTCGGCGGCATCCTCGACCCGGACGACGCCGCCCGGATGTTCGACGCCGGCGCCAGCCTGCTCCAGCTCTACACCGGCTTCATCTACCACGGCCCCGCCCTGCCCCGAGCCATCACCCGCACCGTTCCACAACCCCGCTGA
- the carB gene encoding carbamoyl-phosphate synthase large subunit, giving the protein MPKRTDIKHVLVIGSGPIVIGQACEFDYSGTQACRVLRSEGIRVSLVNSNPATIMTDPEYADATYVEPITPEFVELVIAKERPDALLPTLGGQTALNTAVALHEAGVLEKYGVELIGANIDAINRGEDRQLFKDIVAKAGVRLGLDDPSALVPRSRVCHSMDEVRATVGELGLPVVIRPSFTMGGLGSGMAHTDEDLERIAGAGLAASPVHEVLIEESVLGWKEYELELMRDRHDNVVVVCSIENLDPMGVHTGDSVTVAPAMTLTDREYQRLRDLGIAVLREVGVDTGGCNIQFAVNPADGRIVVIEMNPRVSRSSALASKATGFPIAKIAAKLAIGYTLEEIPNDITLKTPAAFEPTLDYVVVKIPRFAFEKFPGADPELTTTMKSVGEAMSLGRNFTEALNKAMRSMETKAGGFWSVPDPRGATKENTLATLRTPHDGRLYTVERALRLGATIAEVAEASGGMDPWFLDQIAALVELRAEIVDAPVLDADLLRRAKRAGLSDRQLAALRPELAGEDGVRTLRHRLDVRPVYKTVDTCAAEFEATTPYHYSTYDQETEVAPSDRPKVMILGSGPNRIGQGIEFDYSCVHAVMALRQVGYETVMVNCNPETVSTDYDTADRLYFEPLTFEDVLEVWHAEDSSGKAAGGPGVVGVIVQLGGQTPLGLAQRLKNAGVPVVGTSPESIHLAEERGAFGAVLARAGLRAPAHGMATSFDEAKAIADEIGYPVLVRPSYVLGGRGMEIVYDDTTLREYIGRATDISPDRPVLVDHFLDDAIEIDVDALCDADGEVYLGGVMEHIEEAGIHSGDSSCALPPITLAGSHLAQVRRYTEEIARGIGVRGLLNVQYALKDDVLYVLEANPRASRTVPFVSKATAVQLAKAAARIALGATIAELRAEGMLPSTGDGGTMPAGAPIAVKEAVLPFKRFRTPAGKGIDVLLGPEMKSTGEVMGIDTGFGQAFAKSQAAAYGSLPTAGKIFVSVANRDKRAMIFPIKRLADLGFEIVATTGTAEVLRRHGIACEQIRKHYEAGAGEDAVSLILGGDVALVVNTPQGSGASARSDGYEIRSAAVTADIPCITTVPGVAAAVMGIEARIRGDVHVRPLQELHAALRAAQ; this is encoded by the coding sequence ATGCCTAAGCGGACTGACATCAAGCACGTCCTGGTGATCGGCTCCGGGCCGATCGTGATCGGGCAGGCCTGCGAGTTCGACTACTCCGGCACCCAGGCGTGCCGGGTGCTGCGCAGCGAGGGGATCCGGGTCAGCCTGGTCAACTCCAACCCGGCGACGATCATGACGGACCCGGAGTACGCCGACGCCACGTACGTCGAGCCGATCACCCCGGAGTTCGTCGAGCTGGTCATCGCCAAGGAGCGCCCCGACGCGCTGCTGCCCACCCTGGGCGGGCAGACCGCGCTGAACACCGCCGTCGCCCTGCACGAGGCCGGCGTGCTGGAGAAGTACGGCGTGGAGCTGATCGGCGCCAACATCGACGCGATCAACCGGGGCGAGGACCGGCAGCTGTTCAAGGACATCGTGGCCAAGGCCGGCGTACGCCTTGGCCTGGACGACCCGTCCGCGCTGGTGCCGCGGTCGCGGGTCTGCCACTCCATGGACGAGGTCCGCGCCACCGTCGGCGAGCTGGGCCTGCCGGTGGTGATCCGCCCGTCGTTCACCATGGGCGGCCTCGGCTCCGGGATGGCGCACACCGACGAGGACCTCGAGCGGATCGCCGGCGCCGGGCTGGCCGCCAGCCCGGTGCACGAGGTGCTCATCGAGGAGAGCGTGCTCGGCTGGAAGGAGTACGAGCTCGAACTCATGCGCGACCGCCACGACAACGTGGTGGTGGTCTGCTCGATCGAGAACCTCGACCCGATGGGCGTGCACACCGGTGACAGCGTCACCGTCGCCCCGGCGATGACCCTGACCGACCGGGAGTACCAGCGGCTGCGTGACCTCGGCATCGCGGTGCTGCGCGAGGTCGGGGTGGACACCGGCGGCTGCAACATCCAGTTCGCGGTCAACCCGGCCGACGGCCGGATCGTCGTGATCGAGATGAACCCGCGGGTGTCCCGCTCGTCGGCCCTGGCGTCGAAGGCCACCGGCTTCCCGATCGCCAAGATCGCCGCGAAGCTGGCCATCGGCTACACGCTGGAGGAGATCCCCAACGACATCACGCTGAAGACCCCGGCGGCGTTCGAGCCGACCCTGGACTACGTGGTGGTGAAGATCCCCCGGTTCGCGTTCGAGAAGTTCCCCGGCGCCGACCCGGAGCTGACCACCACCATGAAGTCGGTGGGCGAGGCGATGAGCCTGGGCCGGAACTTCACCGAGGCGCTGAACAAGGCGATGCGCTCGATGGAAACCAAGGCGGGCGGGTTCTGGAGTGTGCCGGATCCGCGCGGGGCGACGAAGGAGAACACCCTCGCCACCCTGCGTACGCCGCACGACGGCCGGCTCTACACCGTCGAGCGGGCACTGCGGCTCGGCGCCACGATCGCCGAGGTCGCCGAGGCGTCCGGCGGGATGGACCCGTGGTTCCTGGACCAGATCGCCGCGCTGGTCGAGCTGCGGGCCGAGATCGTCGACGCCCCGGTGCTCGACGCCGACCTGCTGCGCCGGGCCAAGCGGGCGGGCCTCTCCGACCGGCAGCTCGCCGCGCTCCGCCCGGAACTGGCCGGCGAGGACGGCGTCCGCACCCTGCGCCACCGGCTGGACGTACGGCCGGTCTACAAGACGGTGGACACCTGCGCCGCCGAGTTCGAGGCGACGACGCCCTACCACTACTCGACCTACGACCAGGAGACCGAGGTGGCGCCCTCGGACCGGCCGAAGGTGATGATCCTGGGCTCCGGGCCGAACCGGATCGGGCAGGGCATCGAGTTCGACTACTCCTGCGTGCACGCGGTCATGGCGCTCAGGCAGGTGGGCTACGAGACGGTCATGGTCAACTGCAACCCGGAGACGGTCTCCACCGACTACGACACCGCCGACCGGCTCTACTTCGAGCCGCTGACCTTCGAGGACGTCCTGGAGGTGTGGCACGCCGAGGACTCGTCCGGCAAGGCGGCCGGCGGGCCGGGCGTCGTCGGGGTGATCGTGCAGCTCGGCGGGCAGACCCCGCTCGGCCTGGCCCAGCGGCTCAAGAACGCCGGCGTGCCGGTGGTCGGCACCTCGCCGGAGTCGATCCACCTCGCCGAGGAGCGCGGCGCGTTCGGCGCGGTGCTGGCCCGGGCCGGGCTGCGCGCTCCCGCGCACGGCATGGCCACCTCGTTCGACGAGGCGAAGGCGATCGCCGACGAGATCGGCTACCCGGTGCTGGTCCGCCCCTCGTACGTGCTCGGCGGGCGGGGCATGGAGATCGTCTACGACGACACCACCCTGCGCGAGTACATCGGCCGGGCCACCGACATCTCGCCGGACCGCCCGGTGCTGGTGGACCACTTCCTCGACGACGCCATCGAGATCGACGTGGACGCGCTCTGCGACGCCGACGGCGAGGTCTACCTCGGCGGTGTGATGGAGCACATCGAGGAGGCCGGCATCCACTCCGGCGACTCCTCCTGCGCGCTGCCGCCGATCACCCTGGCCGGCTCCCACCTGGCCCAGGTCCGCCGCTACACCGAGGAGATCGCCCGCGGTATCGGCGTCCGTGGCCTGCTCAACGTCCAGTACGCCCTCAAGGACGACGTGCTGTACGTGCTTGAGGCGAACCCGCGGGCGTCCCGGACCGTCCCGTTCGTCTCCAAGGCCACCGCGGTGCAGCTGGCCAAGGCGGCGGCCCGGATCGCGCTCGGCGCCACCATCGCCGAGCTGCGGGCTGAGGGGATGCTCCCGTCGACCGGGGACGGCGGCACCATGCCGGCCGGCGCCCCGATCGCGGTCAAGGAGGCGGTGCTGCCGTTCAAGCGCTTCCGCACCCCGGCCGGCAAGGGCATCGACGTGCTGCTCGGGCCGGAGATGAAGTCCACCGGCGAGGTGATGGGCATCGACACCGGCTTCGGTCAGGCCTTCGCCAAGTCGCAGGCGGCGGCGTACGGGTCGCTGCCGACCGCCGGGAAGATCTTCGTCTCGGTGGCGAACCGGGACAAGCGTGCCATGATCTTCCCGATCAAGCGGCTGGCGGACCTCGGCTTCGAGATCGTCGCCACCACCGGCACCGCCGAGGTGCTCCGCCGGCACGGCATCGCGTGCGAGCAGATCCGCAAGCACTACGAGGCCGGCGCGGGCGAGGACGCGGTGTCGCTGATCCTCGGCGGCGACGTGGCGCTGGTGGTGAACACCCCGCAGGGCTCCGGCGCGAGCGCCCGCTCCGACGGGTACGAGATCCGCAGCGCCGCCGTCACCGCCGACATCCCGTGCATCACCACCGTCCCCGGCGTCGCCGCCGCGGTCATGGGCATCGAGGCGAGGATCCGCGGCGACGTGCACGTCCGCCCTCTCCAGGAGCTCCACGCCGCCCTGCGAGCCGCCCAGTGA
- the carA gene encoding glutamine-hydrolyzing carbamoyl-phosphate synthase small subunit produces the protein MAKRRSAILVLEDGRTFHGEAYGSVGETFGEAVFNTGMTGYQETLTDPSYHRQVVVQTAPHIGNTGVNDEDDESSRIWVAGYVVRDPARISSNWRATGGLADRLAAEGVVGISGVDTRALTRHLRERGAMRVGISSVDDDPRALLDRVRRSPQMAGADLSAEVTTDKPYVVEAQGEHRFTVAALDLGIKRSVPRRLAARGVTTHVLPANATIEDLLATGADAVFLSPGPGDPATADGPVALAREVLTRRIPLFGICFGSQILGRALGFGTYKLGYGHRGINQPVLDRITGRVEVTSHNHGFAVEVPGAAHGAVVPDQVIDTEFGAVQVSHVSLNDNVVEGLRAKDVPAFTVQYHPEAAAGPHDADYLFDRFAELIEGGKNA, from the coding sequence ATGGCGAAGCGCAGAAGCGCGATCCTCGTCCTCGAGGACGGGCGCACGTTCCACGGCGAGGCGTACGGCAGCGTCGGGGAGACCTTCGGCGAGGCGGTTTTCAACACCGGCATGACCGGCTATCAGGAGACCCTGACCGACCCCTCGTACCATCGGCAGGTGGTGGTGCAGACCGCGCCGCACATCGGCAACACCGGCGTCAACGACGAGGACGACGAGTCGTCCCGGATCTGGGTCGCCGGGTACGTGGTCCGCGACCCGGCCCGGATCAGCTCCAACTGGCGGGCCACCGGCGGCCTGGCGGACCGGCTCGCCGCCGAGGGCGTGGTCGGGATCAGCGGCGTGGACACCCGGGCGCTCACCCGCCACCTGCGCGAGCGGGGCGCGATGCGGGTCGGCATCTCCAGCGTTGACGACGACCCGCGCGCCCTCCTCGACCGGGTACGCCGGTCGCCGCAGATGGCCGGCGCGGACCTCTCCGCCGAGGTGACCACCGACAAGCCGTACGTGGTCGAGGCGCAGGGCGAGCACCGGTTCACGGTGGCCGCGCTGGACCTGGGCATCAAGCGCAGCGTGCCCCGCCGCCTGGCGGCGCGCGGGGTGACCACCCACGTGCTGCCCGCGAACGCCACCATCGAGGATCTGCTCGCCACCGGCGCGGACGCGGTCTTCCTCTCGCCCGGCCCGGGCGACCCGGCCACCGCCGACGGGCCGGTCGCGCTGGCCCGGGAGGTGCTGACCCGGCGGATCCCGCTCTTCGGCATCTGCTTCGGCAGCCAGATCCTCGGCCGGGCGCTCGGCTTCGGCACCTACAAGCTGGGCTACGGCCACCGCGGCATCAACCAGCCGGTGCTCGACCGGATCACCGGCAGGGTCGAGGTGACCAGCCACAACCACGGCTTCGCCGTGGAGGTCCCCGGCGCGGCGCACGGCGCGGTCGTGCCCGACCAGGTGATCGACACCGAGTTCGGCGCGGTCCAGGTGTCACACGTGAGCCTCAATGACAACGTGGTCGAGGGGCTGCGGGCCAAGGATGTGCCCGCCTTCACCGTCCAGTACCACCCGGAAGCGGCGGCCGGCCCGCACGACGCGGACTACCTCTTCGACCGTTTCGCCGAGCTGATCGAGGGCGGAAAGAATGCCTAA
- a CDS encoding dihydroorotase → MTAYLIRNVSVVGAAPTDLLIRDGVVAETGAGLTAPGATVIDATGLVALPGLVDLHTHLREPGREDAETVESGSRAAALGGYTAVCAMANTSPVADTAGVVEQVWRLGREAGLVDVQPIGAVTAGLAGERLAELGAMADSAARVRIFSDDGHCVADPKLMRRALEYVKAFDGVIAQHAEEPRLTEGAQMHEGEVSTRLGLTGWPAVAEEAIIARDVLLAEHVGSRLHVCHVSTAGSVAVLRHAKARGVKVTAEVTPHHLLLTDEKAATYDPVYKVNPPLRTAADIAALRTALADGVIDIIATDHAPHAVEDKECEWAYARPGMLGLETALSIALDVFGPQWDLIAERMSRAPARIAGLDGHGLDPAPGVPANLTLVDPAARRVIEPAELASRSRNTPYARMTLPGRIVATFLRGEPTVLDGKAVK, encoded by the coding sequence GTGACCGCGTACCTGATCAGGAACGTGAGCGTGGTCGGCGCCGCGCCGACCGACCTGCTGATCCGCGACGGAGTCGTGGCCGAGACCGGCGCGGGCCTGACCGCGCCGGGCGCCACGGTGATCGACGCCACCGGCCTGGTCGCCCTGCCCGGCCTGGTCGACCTGCACACCCACCTGCGAGAGCCGGGCCGGGAGGACGCCGAGACCGTCGAGTCCGGCTCCCGGGCCGCGGCGCTGGGCGGCTACACGGCGGTCTGCGCGATGGCCAACACCTCGCCGGTCGCCGACACCGCCGGGGTGGTGGAGCAGGTCTGGCGGCTCGGCCGGGAGGCCGGGCTGGTCGACGTGCAGCCGATCGGCGCGGTCACCGCCGGCCTGGCCGGCGAGCGCCTGGCCGAGTTGGGCGCGATGGCCGACTCGGCGGCCCGGGTGCGGATCTTCTCCGACGACGGGCACTGCGTCGCCGACCCGAAGCTGATGCGCCGGGCCCTGGAGTACGTCAAGGCGTTCGACGGGGTCATCGCCCAGCACGCCGAGGAGCCCCGGCTGACCGAGGGCGCCCAGATGCACGAGGGCGAGGTCTCCACCCGGCTCGGGCTGACCGGCTGGCCGGCGGTCGCCGAGGAGGCGATCATCGCCCGGGACGTGCTGCTGGCGGAGCACGTCGGCAGCCGGCTGCACGTCTGCCACGTCTCCACCGCCGGCAGCGTGGCGGTGCTGCGGCACGCCAAGGCGCGCGGGGTGAAGGTCACCGCCGAGGTGACCCCGCACCACCTGCTGCTCACCGACGAGAAGGCGGCCACCTACGACCCGGTCTACAAGGTCAACCCGCCGCTGCGTACCGCGGCCGACATCGCCGCGCTGCGCACCGCCCTCGCCGACGGCGTGATCGACATCATCGCCACCGACCACGCCCCGCACGCCGTGGAGGACAAGGAGTGCGAGTGGGCGTACGCCCGGCCGGGAATGCTCGGCCTGGAGACGGCGCTCTCCATCGCGTTGGACGTGTTCGGCCCGCAGTGGGATTTGATCGCCGAGCGGATGTCCCGCGCCCCGGCCCGGATCGCCGGGCTGGACGGGCACGGTCTCGACCCGGCCCCCGGCGTGCCGGCCAACCTGACCCTGGTCGACCCGGCCGCCCGCCGCGTCATCGAGCCGGCGGAACTGGCCAGTCGCAGTCGCAACACCCCGTACGCCCGCATGACGCTGCCGGGTCGCATCGTGGCGACCTTCCTGCGCGGCGAGCCGACGGTCCTGGACGGAAAGGCTGTCAAGTAA